In the genome of Leptospira kanakyensis, one region contains:
- a CDS encoding heavy metal translocating P-type ATPase, with product MEISNNATERTLDLFGMTCANCALRIEKGLSKMEGVTDVRVNFARESVFLRTDDSVSVNSLLEKVESLGYSALVHDAGKQSETEKKQKDQIRNLKIRFLLSAFFSLPLFYGMVTHFSFLSFMPMPHFLMDRYVQMLIAFPVQFLIGFPFYKSAYRALRNGSANMDVLVVIGTSAAYGYSVFGKELYFETSAVLITFILGGKWIEHFAKGKSSDGINALLKLRPEKASVLSNGIWTEVPNEYLKQGDLVLVKAGERFPMDGIISEGSSFADESMLTGESMPVEKTLGDPILGGTVNGSGSLVVKATKVGNDTTLSHIIRSVEESLGTKAPIQRIADRISAYFVPVVVTISLIDFMVWYFVISPGVITSAIETSIAILVIACPCALGLATPISLLVGTGRAAKRGVLFRSAEALESVAKINWIAFDKTGTLTEGKPKVTGVTQFGLNESEFDSAFRNIVEMEKTSDHPLAKAIVAYGKEKKSLSETSEMVSTKTYPGGGIHSEQNGNQYVAGKQEFVEENGFVIHSEITNTIKPWTEDGSSLVFVGIQGKMEGMVTFRIEDGLRPEAKEAISELKSIGVEPILLTGDNESSARKVAKLVGINSVHSGLRPDDKAKIIRTLKTNQIHSAMVGDGINDAPALAASDVGIAMGTGSDVAINTADVVLVNGDIQRIVDLIRIGKDTVINIRQNFGWALGYNLLGIPIAASGLLLPWVSGLAMALSSISVVFNALRMSRWK from the coding sequence TTGGAAATCTCAAATAATGCCACGGAACGAACATTAGATCTTTTTGGTATGACCTGTGCCAATTGTGCCCTTCGCATCGAGAAGGGCCTTTCCAAAATGGAAGGTGTAACGGATGTTCGGGTGAATTTTGCTCGGGAATCTGTTTTTTTACGAACTGATGATTCGGTCAGCGTAAATTCGCTTTTAGAAAAAGTAGAGTCTCTAGGATATTCTGCACTGGTTCATGATGCAGGCAAACAATCAGAAACAGAAAAAAAACAAAAAGACCAAATTCGGAATTTAAAAATTCGGTTCCTGCTTTCTGCATTTTTTTCCTTACCATTGTTCTACGGGATGGTCACTCATTTTAGTTTTTTAAGTTTTATGCCTATGCCTCATTTTTTGATGGATCGGTATGTTCAAATGTTAATTGCTTTTCCTGTTCAATTTTTAATCGGATTTCCGTTTTATAAGTCTGCTTATCGTGCCTTAAGGAATGGATCGGCAAATATGGATGTCCTTGTTGTGATAGGAACAAGTGCTGCTTACGGATACAGTGTGTTCGGAAAGGAACTGTATTTTGAAACTTCTGCGGTTCTAATCACCTTCATTTTGGGTGGTAAGTGGATTGAACATTTTGCTAAAGGAAAAAGTAGTGATGGAATCAATGCTCTACTCAAACTTCGTCCCGAAAAAGCATCTGTCTTATCCAATGGAATTTGGACAGAGGTACCGAATGAATATTTAAAACAGGGTGACCTTGTGTTAGTAAAAGCTGGGGAAAGGTTCCCGATGGATGGGATCATTTCGGAAGGGAGTAGTTTTGCCGATGAATCGATGTTAACTGGTGAAAGTATGCCGGTGGAAAAAACATTAGGTGATCCAATTTTAGGTGGGACTGTGAATGGGAGTGGTTCTCTGGTTGTGAAAGCAACAAAAGTTGGTAATGATACCACACTTTCACATATCATTCGTTCTGTGGAAGAATCACTCGGTACCAAAGCACCCATCCAAAGGATTGCTGATAGGATTTCAGCATATTTTGTTCCGGTTGTGGTCACTATCAGTTTGATCGATTTTATGGTTTGGTACTTTGTCATTAGTCCAGGAGTCATCACTTCTGCTATTGAAACTAGTATTGCGATCTTAGTGATTGCTTGTCCCTGTGCCTTGGGACTCGCCACACCCATCTCCTTGCTCGTTGGGACAGGACGGGCCGCAAAACGTGGTGTTCTCTTTCGGAGTGCAGAAGCATTGGAATCCGTTGCAAAAATCAATTGGATTGCCTTTGATAAAACAGGAACCCTCACCGAAGGAAAACCTAAGGTAACTGGTGTGACTCAGTTTGGTCTTAATGAATCGGAATTTGATTCCGCATTTCGTAACATTGTAGAAATGGAAAAAACTTCTGACCATCCCTTAGCAAAAGCCATTGTTGCTTATGGAAAAGAAAAAAAATCGTTGAGTGAAACGTCAGAAATGGTTTCTACAAAAACCTATCCTGGGGGTGGGATCCATTCTGAACAAAATGGGAACCAATATGTTGCCGGTAAACAGGAGTTTGTTGAAGAAAATGGTTTTGTCATCCATTCGGAAATCACAAATACCATAAAACCTTGGACTGAAGATGGATCCAGTTTGGTTTTTGTGGGAATTCAGGGAAAGATGGAGGGGATGGTAACCTTTCGAATTGAAGATGGGTTAAGACCTGAAGCAAAAGAAGCCATTTCGGAATTAAAGTCCATTGGTGTAGAACCAATCCTACTTACAGGAGACAATGAGTCTTCTGCCAGAAAAGTTGCTAAGTTAGTGGGAATCAATTCTGTACATTCCGGCCTTCGTCCCGATGATAAAGCAAAAATCATCAGAACCTTGAAAACAAATCAAATCCATTCTGCAATGGTCGGCGATGGAATCAATGATGCACCGGCACTTGCAGCTTCTGATGTCGGTATTGCAATGGGAACGGGATCCGATGTTGCGATTAACACAGCCGATGTTGTGCTTGTGAATGGAGACATCCAAAGGATCGTGGATCTCATCCGGATCGGTAAGGATACTGTGATCAACATCAGACAAAACTTTGGATGGGCACTTGGTTACAACTTACTTGGGATTCCGATTGCTGCATCGGGTTTACTTCTACCTTGGGTGAGTGGGCTTGCGATGGCACTCAGTTCAATATCCGTAGTTTTTAATGCACTTCGGATGAGTCGTTGGAAATAA
- a CDS encoding heavy-metal-associated domain-containing protein, giving the protein MVNYKIEGMTCGHCKKTVERVFAENGKEATANVEEQIVSVKETLTDSELNTLRERLGEDGYSLGNLK; this is encoded by the coding sequence ATGGTTAATTATAAAATTGAAGGAATGACTTGTGGGCATTGTAAAAAAACTGTAGAAAGAGTTTTTGCTGAAAATGGTAAAGAAGCCACAGCCAATGTTGAAGAACAAATTGTATCAGTAAAAGAAACTTTAACCGATTCTGAGTTGAATACACTAAGAGAGCGGTTAGGTGAGGATGGATATTCCCTTGGAAATCTCAAATAA
- the cueR gene encoding Cu(I)-responsive transcriptional regulator: MNIGELSKETGVSTKLIRHYEGIGLIAEAGRTENGYRVYSSDDIHYLRFIKRSRELGFPLDDIKSLLGLWKNKSRSSKQVKSLAEKHLNELDLKLKQLKDMSDTLKNLVKHCHGDHRPDCPILKNLEQSEFTNS; this comes from the coding sequence ATGAATATTGGAGAACTTTCAAAGGAAACAGGCGTCAGCACCAAACTCATCCGTCATTATGAAGGGATTGGTCTCATCGCAGAAGCTGGAAGAACAGAAAATGGATACCGGGTTTATAGTTCGGATGATATCCACTACCTACGTTTTATCAAAAGATCCAGAGAACTTGGTTTTCCATTGGATGATATAAAAAGTTTACTCGGGTTATGGAAAAACAAATCACGAAGTAGCAAACAAGTGAAATCACTTGCTGAAAAACACTTAAACGAATTAGATTTAAAACTAAAACAATTAAAAGATATGTCAGACACTCTTAAAAATCTTGTGAAACATTGTCATGGTGACCATAGACCGGATTGCCCTATTCTCAAAAATCTAGAACAAAGTGAGTTCACCAACTCATAA
- a CDS encoding SGNH/GDSL hydrolase family protein — protein sequence MKKDKEQTTNLSKPIKFGLYTLLFFSVLLSFCRIIDSFGWFHFSYGHYHFPVNQKIPFFRQGEREFSEINEFGFRIGTLKTDVTCSYLLLGDSQTFGSGIFKKDTFPEILNRETNCHWINVSIPGFTLENEFSMYEKVSPSFPLKDVYLFVYGNDIYETGDTPDYLHFVNHQKWYFHVFAFFFPESSRLYLKGTYFESIQKRMEEELKRVSQLPYLAPDTKTKQEEEIDFLPLKTLFQISPTYLSNSLDTKTFAKKDFERWKRVFLRLKHKIEKDDKRLRVVYIPLEVEFDKTRYEVYQNIGFKMNPKWLEFDSELVLDLIQLTKENEIPLIDLRKWMRYRTDLLQKGDIHLNEVATRLIADILKKER from the coding sequence ATGAAAAAAGATAAAGAACAAACCACAAACTTATCCAAACCTATCAAATTTGGTTTGTACACCTTACTTTTCTTTTCTGTTTTACTTTCCTTTTGCAGAATCATAGATTCTTTTGGGTGGTTTCATTTTTCTTATGGCCATTACCATTTTCCGGTAAACCAAAAGATTCCTTTTTTCCGGCAAGGAGAAAGAGAGTTTTCCGAAATCAATGAATTCGGTTTTCGCATTGGTACTTTAAAAACAGATGTTACATGTTCCTATTTGTTATTAGGTGATTCTCAAACCTTTGGTTCTGGGATATTTAAAAAGGATACTTTCCCCGAAATTTTAAATCGAGAAACGAACTGCCATTGGATAAACGTAAGTATCCCGGGATTCACTTTGGAAAATGAATTTTCTATGTACGAAAAAGTTAGTCCTTCATTCCCATTAAAAGATGTATATTTGTTTGTTTATGGAAATGATATTTATGAAACAGGGGATACACCTGATTATTTACATTTTGTAAACCATCAAAAATGGTATTTCCATGTATTTGCATTTTTTTTCCCTGAATCAAGTAGGTTGTATTTAAAAGGAACTTATTTTGAATCGATACAAAAACGAATGGAAGAAGAACTGAAAAGGGTTTCGCAACTTCCTTATCTTGCTCCGGATACAAAAACAAAACAAGAGGAAGAAATAGATTTCCTTCCACTAAAAACCTTGTTTCAAATTAGTCCTACTTATCTTTCTAATTCCCTTGATACAAAGACGTTTGCGAAAAAAGATTTTGAAAGGTGGAAACGAGTTTTCCTCCGATTAAAACATAAAATTGAAAAGGATGACAAACGTCTAAGAGTTGTTTATATCCCTTTAGAAGTTGAATTTGATAAAACTCGTTACGAGGTTTACCAAAACATTGGATTTAAAATGAATCCTAAATGGTTGGAATTTGATTCGGAATTGGTTCTCGATTTAATCCAACTAACAAAAGAAAATGAAATTCCGTTAATCGACTTGAGAAAATGGATGAGGTATCGAACGGACTTGTTACAAAAAGGTGATATCCATTTGAATGAAGTGGCCACTCGGCTTATCGCTGACATTTTAAAAAAAGAACGTTAA
- a CDS encoding LA_3751/LA_3752 family putative glycosyltransferase, producing the protein MEQSKKAIGFFFGLAILAFGFLLFYTKQIEPFSDFALIEWQIKLANQGIFHLPYQNHLEDPNFHFFPFPSLFFHIQNGSAYSTFPNLYPILFSPLYASFGLIGIKVAQFVLFFFSIYLFYQINKNAISAILLLSGSTIFIYIFLIHETILFFFLEILILYLYHNRRTGLSGFLALCLVWMRPEMIFAVAFLPFCFSEKHNWKRYWFVFLITGIVFSIVNQFTFGTFVPIRFFKKPEYQFRPEIAFYLFKITLEQIPIIFLFIIYLVKSFKRKEWFYRNISLLTITTIIILISPNTGGHNTPRYLFGLIPLYILLLRTNTNIENKISKRWILLCLALSIYSLVTLWNQTKELKKISKFQTNTLEELTKIEDQILVFNNSDFAFVALPLLDRKKNLLLLQNQNHRENLITILNAKNASSFTFLELPPSPIPIGETLKLPGCNINCEFRTIETKTLPNALLPIKATRYKRM; encoded by the coding sequence ATGGAACAATCAAAAAAAGCAATAGGTTTCTTCTTTGGTTTGGCAATTTTGGCTTTTGGTTTTTTGTTATTTTATACAAAACAAATAGAACCTTTCTCTGATTTTGCGTTAATAGAGTGGCAGATAAAACTCGCAAATCAGGGAATCTTCCACCTTCCTTACCAAAATCATTTAGAAGATCCTAACTTTCATTTTTTCCCCTTCCCCTCTCTATTTTTTCACATACAAAATGGATCTGCTTATTCCACATTTCCAAACCTCTATCCAATTTTATTTTCTCCGTTGTACGCAAGTTTTGGTCTTATTGGAATCAAAGTCGCACAATTTGTTCTATTTTTCTTTTCCATCTATCTTTTTTATCAAATCAATAAAAATGCAATTTCCGCAATACTTCTGTTATCTGGTTCAACAATATTCATCTATATTTTTCTAATCCATGAAACCATTTTATTTTTCTTTCTAGAAATTTTGATTTTGTATCTCTATCACAATCGGCGTACTGGCTTATCTGGATTTTTGGCTCTATGTTTGGTTTGGATGCGACCAGAAATGATTTTTGCTGTAGCCTTTCTTCCATTTTGTTTTTCAGAAAAACATAACTGGAAAAGATATTGGTTCGTTTTTTTGATTACAGGAATTGTTTTCTCTATAGTAAATCAATTTACCTTTGGGACTTTCGTTCCAATCCGTTTTTTTAAAAAACCCGAATACCAATTCCGTCCTGAAATCGCTTTCTATTTGTTCAAAATTACTTTAGAGCAAATTCCTATTATCTTTCTCTTTATCATATACTTAGTAAAGTCTTTCAAAAGAAAGGAATGGTTCTATCGAAACATATCGTTACTAACAATCACGACTATCATTATACTCATTTCACCAAACACGGGAGGACATAACACTCCTCGATATTTATTCGGACTCATCCCTCTATATATTTTGTTACTCCGAACAAATACAAACATAGAAAACAAAATTTCTAAACGATGGATCCTACTCTGTTTGGCGCTTTCTATTTATAGTTTAGTAACTCTTTGGAACCAAACCAAAGAATTGAAAAAAATTTCAAAATTTCAAACCAATACCTTAGAAGAATTAACGAAAATCGAAGATCAAATTCTTGTTTTTAATAACTCCGACTTTGCTTTTGTAGCTTTACCCCTCCTGGATAGAAAAAAAAATCTTTTGTTATTACAAAATCAAAATCATAGAGAAAACCTCATCACAATTCTAAATGCAAAAAATGCCAGTTCCTTTACTTTTTTGGAACTCCCACCTTCACCCATCCCCATAGGTGAAACCTTGAAGTTACCTGGCTGTAACATAAATTGTGAATTTCGAACCATTGAAACAAAGACCTTACCCAATGCCCTACTCCCCATTAAAGCAACCAGATACAAACGAATGTAA
- a CDS encoding PAS domain S-box protein, which yields MFQTNYNDLLSNIPDLVCELDALEKISYANSFHKHRLGYEWHEILGRSVDDFFHPEDQKDVREKISHLQMPGSETTGIWRIAHKNGHFLTFECRGKFQPDSNGNRRIIVIARDITEELRKDFKLHRNSVVSNSSSTDLQPKPVDLHQKNFFELKMSQFEFSQLKHAFDEHAIIAITDKSGQISYVNGRFCEISMYTREELVGNNHRLLNSGFHSPEFFDRMYHMIQNGYVWKGEIRNRTKSGSIYWVSATIVPLRSIDGSINRFFALHTLITRTIESEEKVSQLLQEKELLLQEVHHRIKNNLFSVYSLLKMQANFSNDDHLKEQFDEAAGRLRSMMALYDRLYRSQNPNAIDLKEYIPNLVREILTTYPKIINFEFVSPLTIVVKPDIANNLGIILNELICNSVKHSFRTVDSGNIEVQIQKLEDQILFIYTDNGEPLPETFSLENSEAGFGIKLMNLLVLQIKGKVKVTPGQKIQFELVFPNR from the coding sequence ATGTTTCAAACCAATTACAACGATTTACTTTCAAACATTCCTGATTTAGTCTGTGAGTTGGATGCATTGGAAAAAATTAGTTACGCAAATTCTTTCCATAAACATAGATTAGGTTACGAGTGGCATGAAATTCTTGGTCGTTCGGTAGATGATTTTTTTCATCCGGAGGATCAAAAAGATGTTCGAGAAAAAATCTCACACTTACAGATGCCAGGTTCAGAAACCACGGGAATTTGGCGGATCGCTCATAAAAACGGACATTTTTTAACCTTTGAATGCAGAGGAAAATTTCAACCAGATTCCAATGGTAATAGAAGGATCATTGTCATTGCTCGTGACATTACTGAAGAACTTAGGAAAGACTTTAAACTTCATAGAAACTCCGTAGTTTCAAACTCTAGTTCAACCGATTTACAACCAAAACCTGTGGATCTTCATCAAAAGAATTTTTTTGAATTAAAAATGTCTCAGTTTGAATTTTCACAATTGAAACATGCTTTTGATGAACATGCAATCATTGCGATTACAGATAAAAGTGGACAGATTTCTTATGTGAATGGCAGGTTCTGTGAAATTTCTATGTATACAAGAGAAGAACTTGTAGGAAATAACCATCGTTTGTTGAACTCGGGATTCCATTCTCCTGAATTTTTTGATCGTATGTATCATATGATACAAAATGGTTATGTTTGGAAAGGTGAAATTAGAAACCGAACCAAATCTGGATCTATTTATTGGGTGAGCGCTACCATTGTTCCCTTACGTTCTATTGATGGTAGTATCAATCGGTTTTTTGCCTTACATACATTAATCACTCGTACCATTGAATCGGAAGAAAAAGTTTCTCAGTTGTTACAGGAAAAAGAACTACTTTTACAAGAAGTCCACCACCGAATCAAAAATAATTTATTCTCTGTTTATAGTCTTTTGAAAATGCAAGCAAACTTTTCCAATGATGATCATTTGAAAGAACAGTTTGATGAAGCCGCAGGTCGATTGAGAAGTATGATGGCTTTGTATGATCGTTTGTACAGGTCACAAAATCCAAATGCAATTGATCTCAAAGAATACATTCCTAATTTGGTTCGGGAAATTTTAACTACATATCCAAAAATCATTAATTTTGAATTTGTTTCTCCTCTGACGATTGTAGTGAAACCAGATATCGCTAACAATTTGGGAATTATTTTGAATGAACTCATTTGTAATTCAGTGAAACATTCTTTTCGTACGGTGGATTCAGGAAATATTGAAGTTCAGATTCAAAAACTAGAAGATCAAATTTTATTTATTTACACGGACAATGGAGAGCCCTTACCAGAAACGTTTTCTCTGGAAAATTCAGAGGCTGGGTTTGGAATCAAACTAATGAATTTACTAGTTTTGCAGATAAAAGGAAAAGTGAAGGTAACTCCTGGGCAAAAGATTCAGTTTGAGTTAGTTTTTCCCAACAGGTAA
- a CDS encoding HAD-IC family P-type ATPase, with the protein MLLEYLNVNSIQILNEAKTWEDVSRELARIDLEDPVKEELQNRIQSFPDSLFGYFGPHILIPHFRSKYIKNPELFFFLLPKGVILGDRLIHLILFQIVPETQPSLNLRLLHGLSSLLPQILDELLVCNTKSQVLSVLERGESEMKPSYKNLNQSQIAFELQTNLSDGLSQIEAKTRLKTFGKNSIEKEKSTPILWKFFKSFFSLFAILLWVATSLCFVPGVDMPELGIAIFIVVVINGIFSFFQESKSDHAVEALRRLLAQECPVIRDGNIITIPADEIVPGDLIVLAEGDIVPADCRIIESEDVEVDNSSLTGESTSARRYKSDNEIVLEGKFLWLEMPNILFAGSSLIKGKSKAVVFGTGQSTEIGLIAKMTSKIKREESPLQKQLKQTVISISLFAFVIGVIFLFLGYLVAGLSFVQAFIFFIGIFVANVPEGLLPTVTLSLALGVSRMAKRNAILKDLSSVETLGCTTVICSDKTGTLTQNEMRVVEVYFDSENLTPKDLESKQGNQIIYSCGYYCNNASLQPNPLGDPTELALLYLAENQIKEISAKRIHTNAFESVRKRMSVVVQGNNSSYTVYAKGGPSEILSICTHVYENGSVVLLDDTRKNNLKNVSDRSASQGYRVLSFAYKGLEDLSILKDEQTTVLLESGMVYLGHCCLADPIRPKVPDAISKCHTAGIRILMITGDHPLTAESVARSIGIGGETPVVITGVTIDKMSDSALKEWIRKGEPIFARVSPSQKLRIVSILQELGEIVAVTGDGVNDGPALKKADIGIAMGKRGTEVAKEAARMIIVDDDFATIVDAIEEGRGVFDNIRKFSAYVLNSNPQELIPFLLWALIPGFPLLMTVMGVLAVDVGTDLIPAMGLGAEPPEKGIMLKAPRHRNEKLISIGFILRSYFVEGMILFFSCLATYFYFVYTECHGILPSSPPGLNMAEANVSYLQSLTAFFFPTITVQIANVLSKRSRTESIFQMNLFTNKIIWLGIGFSFLLCGIFFYTDLSSVYYFAPVPPHVYLFAFHGTVVMILYSEVIKYFRRKKISK; encoded by the coding sequence ATGCTTCTCGAATACTTAAATGTAAATTCGATTCAAATCCTGAATGAGGCCAAAACTTGGGAAGATGTCAGTCGCGAGTTAGCTCGTATTGATCTTGAAGATCCTGTCAAAGAAGAATTACAAAACAGAATTCAATCTTTTCCGGACAGTTTGTTCGGATATTTTGGCCCTCATATATTAATTCCACATTTTCGATCCAAATACATCAAAAATCCAGAGCTTTTTTTCTTTCTTCTTCCTAAGGGGGTAATTCTTGGTGATCGATTGATACATTTGATTTTGTTTCAAATTGTTCCTGAAACTCAGCCTTCTCTTAATTTGCGACTGTTACATGGCCTCTCTTCTCTTTTACCACAAATTTTAGACGAACTACTTGTTTGTAATACAAAATCTCAAGTGTTGTCTGTGCTGGAACGTGGCGAATCAGAGATGAAACCAAGTTATAAAAATTTAAATCAATCTCAGATTGCTTTTGAATTACAAACCAATTTATCAGATGGATTAAGCCAAATAGAAGCAAAAACGCGATTAAAAACTTTTGGTAAAAATTCCATTGAAAAGGAAAAATCCACACCTATCCTTTGGAAATTTTTTAAAAGTTTTTTTAGTTTATTCGCAATTCTATTATGGGTGGCAACATCTTTGTGTTTTGTGCCAGGTGTGGATATGCCAGAACTTGGGATCGCTATTTTTATTGTAGTGGTCATCAATGGAATTTTTTCTTTTTTTCAAGAATCTAAGTCGGATCATGCAGTCGAAGCCTTACGGAGGTTATTGGCTCAGGAATGTCCCGTCATTCGAGATGGAAATATAATCACTATTCCTGCAGATGAAATTGTTCCTGGTGATCTCATTGTGCTTGCTGAAGGTGACATTGTTCCCGCTGACTGTCGTATCATTGAATCAGAAGATGTTGAGGTTGATAATTCTTCTTTAACGGGTGAGTCCACATCAGCAAGACGTTATAAGTCAGATAATGAAATTGTTTTAGAAGGAAAATTTCTTTGGTTGGAAATGCCAAATATTCTTTTTGCGGGTAGTTCCTTAATCAAAGGTAAATCTAAAGCTGTTGTATTTGGAACAGGGCAATCAACTGAGATTGGTTTGATTGCAAAAATGACTTCCAAAATTAAAAGAGAAGAAAGTCCCTTACAAAAACAATTAAAACAGACGGTAATTTCTATTTCTTTATTTGCATTTGTGATTGGAGTTATCTTTCTTTTTTTGGGTTATTTGGTTGCCGGTCTTAGTTTTGTCCAAGCCTTCATATTTTTTATAGGAATTTTTGTTGCGAACGTTCCGGAAGGACTTTTGCCTACGGTTACTTTGTCTTTAGCACTTGGTGTGTCCAGGATGGCCAAAAGGAATGCAATCTTAAAAGATCTGTCCAGTGTAGAAACATTAGGATGTACAACTGTTATTTGTTCTGATAAAACAGGAACACTCACGCAGAACGAGATGAGAGTGGTTGAAGTTTATTTTGATTCAGAAAACTTAACACCTAAAGATTTAGAATCGAAACAGGGAAATCAAATTATATATAGTTGTGGATATTATTGTAATAACGCGAGTTTACAACCAAATCCATTGGGGGACCCAACAGAACTTGCTTTATTATATTTAGCTGAGAATCAAATCAAAGAAATCAGCGCAAAACGAATTCACACGAATGCTTTTGAATCGGTAAGAAAAAGAATGAGTGTAGTGGTACAAGGAAATAACTCTTCCTACACTGTTTATGCCAAAGGTGGCCCTTCTGAAATATTATCCATTTGTACACATGTGTATGAAAATGGTTCTGTCGTTTTGTTAGATGATACGAGAAAAAATAATTTAAAAAATGTTTCTGATCGTTCGGCAAGCCAAGGTTATCGAGTCCTTTCTTTTGCTTACAAGGGACTTGAGGATTTAAGTATTTTAAAAGATGAGCAAACAACAGTCCTACTTGAATCTGGAATGGTGTATTTAGGGCATTGTTGTTTGGCTGATCCCATTCGGCCCAAAGTTCCCGATGCCATTTCCAAGTGCCATACTGCAGGAATTCGTATTTTAATGATTACTGGAGATCATCCGTTAACTGCCGAGTCTGTTGCTCGTTCGATTGGTATTGGCGGAGAAACACCGGTTGTGATTACCGGAGTGACCATTGATAAAATGAGTGATTCTGCTCTTAAAGAATGGATTCGTAAAGGAGAACCTATTTTTGCAAGAGTTTCCCCTTCACAAAAATTGAGAATAGTTTCCATTTTGCAAGAGTTAGGTGAAATTGTGGCTGTTACAGGAGATGGAGTGAACGATGGACCAGCTTTAAAAAAAGCTGACATTGGAATCGCAATGGGAAAACGAGGGACAGAAGTTGCCAAAGAAGCTGCAAGAATGATTATTGTTGATGATGATTTTGCAACGATTGTGGACGCCATTGAAGAAGGACGGGGAGTTTTTGATAATATCCGTAAATTTTCTGCTTATGTTTTGAACTCAAATCCACAAGAGCTCATTCCTTTTTTACTTTGGGCATTGATTCCAGGATTCCCTCTACTAATGACTGTTATGGGTGTACTTGCGGTGGATGTGGGAACAGATTTGATTCCGGCCATGGGTCTAGGTGCCGAACCACCGGAAAAAGGAATTATGTTAAAGGCTCCTAGGCATCGTAATGAAAAATTAATCTCTATCGGCTTTATTTTGAGGTCTTATTTTGTGGAAGGGATGATCCTTTTCTTTTCTTGTTTAGCCACTTATTTCTATTTTGTATATACTGAGTGTCATGGGATTCTGCCATCTTCTCCGCCAGGTTTGAACATGGCAGAGGCAAACGTCAGTTATCTGCAATCTTTAACAGCTTTCTTTTTTCCGACAATTACGGTACAAATTGCCAATGTCCTTTCTAAGAGATCGAGGACGGAATCCATTTTTCAAATGAATCTTTTTACCAATAAGATCATTTGGCTGGGTATTGGATTTTCGTTTTTACTCTGTGGGATATTCTTTTATACAGATTTAAGTTCTGTTTATTATTTTGCTCCAGTTCCACCCCATGTTTACCTTTTCGCTTTTCATGGAACAGTTGTTATGATACTTTATTCCGAAGTAATCAAATATTTTAGAAGAAAAAAGATCTCTAAATAG
- a CDS encoding SDR family NAD(P)-dependent oxidoreductase: MSEFYKDEWVWITGASSGIGKELVSQAYKRKAKVLLASRKTKTLEALAKELHLEKGRYAVEKLDLEDYKSTAVFAKRCLQKYGIPKVVIHNGGISQRSLTKETNLITLEKIMNTNFYGAAEMTRAMLPQIVGKKEVHFAVVSSVAGKLGSPLRSAYSASKFALVGFFHCLRSEEERNGIYVTMVYPGFIQTNISKNALTGDGSTTGTMDSVIAAGLPVQLCAHRILHAVANKQREVVISGIKEKFGLFLQTIYPSLFFKMIQKAKVR; this comes from the coding sequence ATGAGCGAATTTTATAAGGACGAATGGGTTTGGATTACGGGAGCCTCTTCTGGAATTGGAAAAGAACTTGTTAGCCAAGCATACAAACGAAAAGCAAAGGTATTACTTGCTTCCCGAAAAACAAAAACACTTGAGGCCCTTGCCAAAGAACTCCATTTAGAAAAAGGACGTTATGCGGTTGAAAAATTAGATCTAGAAGATTATAAATCTACAGCAGTTTTTGCGAAACGTTGTCTTCAGAAATATGGAATTCCAAAAGTAGTCATCCATAATGGTGGAATTAGCCAAAGATCTTTAACAAAAGAAACAAACTTAATCACTCTCGAAAAAATTATGAACACCAATTTTTATGGGGCCGCGGAAATGACTCGGGCAATGTTACCTCAAATTGTTGGAAAAAAAGAAGTTCATTTTGCAGTGGTTTCTAGTGTGGCGGGAAAATTAGGAAGTCCGCTTCGATCAGCGTATTCAGCCTCCAAATTCGCGTTAGTTGGATTTTTTCATTGTTTACGTTCCGAAGAGGAACGAAATGGAATCTACGTGACTATGGTCTATCCTGGTTTTATCCAAACAAATATTTCTAAAAATGCGTTAACAGGAGACGGATCAACTACTGGGACTATGGATTCAGTAATTGCTGCTGGTTTACCAGTTCAGTTATGTGCACATAGAATTTTACATGCAGTTGCCAACAAACAACGTGAAGTTGTGATCTCTGGAATTAAAGAAAAATTTGGATTGTTTTTGCAAACCATATACCCATCCTTATTTTTTAAAATGATTCAGAAAGCAAAGGTAAGATAA